From one Danio rerio strain Tuebingen ecotype United States chromosome 19, GRCz12tu, whole genome shotgun sequence genomic stretch:
- the dync1li1 gene encoding cytoplasmic dynein 1 light intermediate chain 1 isoform X11: MDRIYGEVGSGKTTLVAKLQGVEEYMKGRGLEYLYFNVHDDDIDDQSRCNAWVLDGDLYHKGLQKFAISLENLEDSLILFVVDLSRPWLALDSLQKWGSVVRDFVDKLRVPPETMRELEHRLTKQFQEYVEPGSDLDAVPQRRNPESDEESVLLPLGENTLTHNLGLPIVVVCTKCDAISTLEKEHDYKDEHLDFIQSHIRRFCLQYGAALLYTSMKENKNLDLLYKYLVHRLYGFPFNSPAQVVEKDSVFIPSGWDNEKKIAILHENFQMVKAEDSFEDVIVKPPVRKFVHEKEVQAEDDQVFLVKLQSLLSKQPPVTAGRPVDPTNRAPTGSPRTTNRSAAANVANVMPMQSGGQTSEGVLANFFNSLLTKKAGSPGPGGQPAGGGSNTPGTVRKSARGCWPR; the protein is encoded by the exons ATGGACAGAATTTATG GTGAAGTAGGGTCTGGTAAGACCACCCTGGTTGCGAAACTCCAAGGTGTAGAAGAGTACATGAAGGGACGAGGCTTAGAGTACCTGTATTTCAATGTTCACGATGATGATATTGATG ATCAATCACGGTGTAACGCATGGGTGCTAGATGGGGATTTGTACCACAAAGGTCTGCAGAAATTTGCTATATCGTTGGAAAACCTGGAGGACTCGCTGATTCTGTTTGTAGTGGATTTGTCCCGGCCATGGCTGGCCCTCGACTCACTGCAGAAATGGGGCAGTGTGGTGAGGGATTTTGTGGACAAGCTCAGAGTTCCTCCTGAAACCATGCGAGAACTGGAGCACAGAT TGACAAAGCAGTTCCAGGAATATGTGGAACCAGGAAGTGACTTGGACGCTGTGCCCCAGAGGAGGAATCCTGAGTCAGATGAAGAGAGTGTCCTGTTGCCGCTGGgagaaaacacactcacacacaacctAGGCCTGCCTATAGTGGTGGTCTGCACCAAG TGTGATGCAATCAGCACTTTGGAGAAGGAGCACGATTATAAGGACGAGCACTTAGACTTCATCCAGTCTCACATTCGACGCTTCTGCTTGCAGT atggagcagcacTACTCTACACATCCATGAAGGAGAACAAGAATCTAGACTTGTTATATAAATACCTCGTTCACAGGTTATATGGCTTTCCGTTCAACAGCCCAGCTCAGGTGGTGGAGAAAGACTCTGTGTTTAT TCCATCAGGGTGGGACAATGAAAAAAAGATTGCCATCCTGCATGAAAATTTCCAGATGGTAAAAGCAGAAGACAGCTTTGAAGATGTAATAGTGAAACCTCCAGTTAGAAAG tTTGTACATGAGAAGGAAGTTCAAGCTGAAGATGACCAAGTATTTCTAGTAAAGTTGCAG TCTCTGTTATCTAAACAGCCTCCAGTTACTGCAGGCAGACCAGTG GACCCAACAAACAGAGCTCCCACAGGCTCACCAAGGACGACCAATCGTTCAGCAGCAGCTAACGTGGCTAACGTCATGCCCATGCAATCAG GAGGTCAGACCAGTGAGGGTGTCCTGGCTAACTTCTTCAACAGTCTCTTGACAAAGAAAGCAGGCTCTCCTGGTCCAGGTGGCCAACCTGCAGGAGGAGGGAGCAACACACCAGGAACAGTACGCAAGTCAG CCAGGGGATGTTGGCCACGCTAA
- the dync1li1 gene encoding cytoplasmic dynein 1 light intermediate chain 1 isoform X6: MATTGRNTLLSVSTNVNNSTSESQNPEEEDGQNLWSSILSEVSTRSRSKLPSGKNVVVMGEVGSGKTTLVAKLQGVEEYMKGRGLEYLYFNVHDDDIDDQSRCNAWVLDGDLYHKGLQKFAISLENLEDSLILFVVDLSRPWLALDSLQKWGSVVRDFVDKLRVPPETMRELEHRLTKQFQEYVEPGSDLDAVPQRRNPESDEESVLLPLGENTLTHNLGLPIVVVCTKCDAISTLEKEHDYKDEHLDFIQSHIRRFCLQYGAALLYTSMKENKNLDLLYKYLVHRLYGFPFNSPAQVVEKDSVFIPSGWDNEKKIAILHENFQMVKAEDSFEDVIVKPPVRKFVHEKEVQAEDDQVFLVKLQSLLSKQPPVTAGRPVDPTNRAPTGSPRTTNRSAAANVANVMPMQSGGQTSEGVLANFFNSLLTKKAGSPGPGGQPAGGGSNTPGTVRKSARGCWPR; encoded by the exons ATGGCGACGACGGGCAGAAATACACTCCTATCGGTTAGCACAAATGTAAATAACAGCACTTCCGAAAGCCAAAACCCCGAGGAGGAGGATGGACAGAATTTATG GTCATCGATACTGAGTGAGGTGTCGACGCGCTCACGATCAAAATTGCCGTCAGGAAAAAATGTGGTGGTCATGG GTGAAGTAGGGTCTGGTAAGACCACCCTGGTTGCGAAACTCCAAGGTGTAGAAGAGTACATGAAGGGACGAGGCTTAGAGTACCTGTATTTCAATGTTCACGATGATGATATTGATG ATCAATCACGGTGTAACGCATGGGTGCTAGATGGGGATTTGTACCACAAAGGTCTGCAGAAATTTGCTATATCGTTGGAAAACCTGGAGGACTCGCTGATTCTGTTTGTAGTGGATTTGTCCCGGCCATGGCTGGCCCTCGACTCACTGCAGAAATGGGGCAGTGTGGTGAGGGATTTTGTGGACAAGCTCAGAGTTCCTCCTGAAACCATGCGAGAACTGGAGCACAGAT TGACAAAGCAGTTCCAGGAATATGTGGAACCAGGAAGTGACTTGGACGCTGTGCCCCAGAGGAGGAATCCTGAGTCAGATGAAGAGAGTGTCCTGTTGCCGCTGGgagaaaacacactcacacacaacctAGGCCTGCCTATAGTGGTGGTCTGCACCAAG TGTGATGCAATCAGCACTTTGGAGAAGGAGCACGATTATAAGGACGAGCACTTAGACTTCATCCAGTCTCACATTCGACGCTTCTGCTTGCAGT atggagcagcacTACTCTACACATCCATGAAGGAGAACAAGAATCTAGACTTGTTATATAAATACCTCGTTCACAGGTTATATGGCTTTCCGTTCAACAGCCCAGCTCAGGTGGTGGAGAAAGACTCTGTGTTTAT TCCATCAGGGTGGGACAATGAAAAAAAGATTGCCATCCTGCATGAAAATTTCCAGATGGTAAAAGCAGAAGACAGCTTTGAAGATGTAATAGTGAAACCTCCAGTTAGAAAG tTTGTACATGAGAAGGAAGTTCAAGCTGAAGATGACCAAGTATTTCTAGTAAAGTTGCAG TCTCTGTTATCTAAACAGCCTCCAGTTACTGCAGGCAGACCAGTG GACCCAACAAACAGAGCTCCCACAGGCTCACCAAGGACGACCAATCGTTCAGCAGCAGCTAACGTGGCTAACGTCATGCCCATGCAATCAG GAGGTCAGACCAGTGAGGGTGTCCTGGCTAACTTCTTCAACAGTCTCTTGACAAAGAAAGCAGGCTCTCCTGGTCCAGGTGGCCAACCTGCAGGAGGAGGGAGCAACACACCAGGAACAGTACGCAAGTCAG CCAGGGGATGTTGGCCACGCTAA
- the dync1li1 gene encoding cytoplasmic dynein 1 light intermediate chain 1 isoform X10, with protein MDRIYGEVGSGKTTLVAKLQGVEEYMKGRGLEYLYFNVHDDDIDDQSRCNAWVLDGDLYHKGLQKFAISLENLEDSLILFVVDLSRPWLALDSLQKWGSVVRDFVDKLRVPPETMRELEHRLTKQFQEYVEPGSDLDAVPQRRNPESDEESVLLPLGENTLTHNLGLPIVVVCTKCDAISTLEKEHDYKDEHLDFIQSHIRRFCLQYGAALLYTSMKENKNLDLLYKYLVHRLYGFPFNSPAQVVEKDSVFIPSGWDNEKKIAILHENFQMVKAEDSFEDVIVKPPVRKFVHEKEVQAEDDQVFLVKLQSLLSKQPPVTAGRPVDPTNRAPTGSPRTTNRSAAANVANVMPMQSGTKKIDPNMKGGQTSEGVLANFFNSLLTKKAGSPGPGGQPAGGGSNTPGTVRKSDL; from the exons ATGGACAGAATTTATG GTGAAGTAGGGTCTGGTAAGACCACCCTGGTTGCGAAACTCCAAGGTGTAGAAGAGTACATGAAGGGACGAGGCTTAGAGTACCTGTATTTCAATGTTCACGATGATGATATTGATG ATCAATCACGGTGTAACGCATGGGTGCTAGATGGGGATTTGTACCACAAAGGTCTGCAGAAATTTGCTATATCGTTGGAAAACCTGGAGGACTCGCTGATTCTGTTTGTAGTGGATTTGTCCCGGCCATGGCTGGCCCTCGACTCACTGCAGAAATGGGGCAGTGTGGTGAGGGATTTTGTGGACAAGCTCAGAGTTCCTCCTGAAACCATGCGAGAACTGGAGCACAGAT TGACAAAGCAGTTCCAGGAATATGTGGAACCAGGAAGTGACTTGGACGCTGTGCCCCAGAGGAGGAATCCTGAGTCAGATGAAGAGAGTGTCCTGTTGCCGCTGGgagaaaacacactcacacacaacctAGGCCTGCCTATAGTGGTGGTCTGCACCAAG TGTGATGCAATCAGCACTTTGGAGAAGGAGCACGATTATAAGGACGAGCACTTAGACTTCATCCAGTCTCACATTCGACGCTTCTGCTTGCAGT atggagcagcacTACTCTACACATCCATGAAGGAGAACAAGAATCTAGACTTGTTATATAAATACCTCGTTCACAGGTTATATGGCTTTCCGTTCAACAGCCCAGCTCAGGTGGTGGAGAAAGACTCTGTGTTTAT TCCATCAGGGTGGGACAATGAAAAAAAGATTGCCATCCTGCATGAAAATTTCCAGATGGTAAAAGCAGAAGACAGCTTTGAAGATGTAATAGTGAAACCTCCAGTTAGAAAG tTTGTACATGAGAAGGAAGTTCAAGCTGAAGATGACCAAGTATTTCTAGTAAAGTTGCAG TCTCTGTTATCTAAACAGCCTCCAGTTACTGCAGGCAGACCAGTG GACCCAACAAACAGAGCTCCCACAGGCTCACCAAGGACGACCAATCGTTCAGCAGCAGCTAACGTGGCTAACGTCATGCCCATGCAATCAGGTACCAAGAAGATTGATCCCAACATGAAAG GAGGTCAGACCAGTGAGGGTGTCCTGGCTAACTTCTTCAACAGTCTCTTGACAAAGAAAGCAGGCTCTCCTGGTCCAGGTGGCCAACCTGCAGGAGGAGGGAGCAACACACCAGGAACAGTACGCAAGTCAG ATCTTTGA
- the dync1li1 gene encoding cytoplasmic dynein 1 light intermediate chain 1 isoform X5 yields the protein MATTGRNTLLSVSTNVNNSTSESQNPEEEDGQNLWSSILSEVSTRSRSKLPSGKNVVVMGEVGSGKTTLVAKLQGVEEYMKGRGLEYLYFNVHDDDIDDQSRCNAWVLDGDLYHKGLQKFAISLENLEDSLILFVVDLSRPWLALDSLQKWGSVVRDFVDKLRVPPETMRELEHRLTKQFQEYVEPGSDLDAVPQRRNPESDEESVLLPLGENTLTHNLGLPIVVVCTKCDAISTLEKEHDYKDEHLDFIQSHIRRFCLQYGAALLYTSMKENKNLDLLYKYLVHRLYGFPFNSPAQVVEKDSVFIPSGWDNEKKIAILHENFQMVKAEDSFEDVIVKPPVRKFVHEKEVQAEDDQVFLVKLQSLLSKQPPVTAGRPVDPTNRAPTGSPRTTNRSAAANVANVMPMQSGTKKIDPNMKGGQTSEGVLANFFNSLLTKKAGSPGPGGQPAGGGSNTPGTVRKSDL from the exons ATGGCGACGACGGGCAGAAATACACTCCTATCGGTTAGCACAAATGTAAATAACAGCACTTCCGAAAGCCAAAACCCCGAGGAGGAGGATGGACAGAATTTATG GTCATCGATACTGAGTGAGGTGTCGACGCGCTCACGATCAAAATTGCCGTCAGGAAAAAATGTGGTGGTCATGG GTGAAGTAGGGTCTGGTAAGACCACCCTGGTTGCGAAACTCCAAGGTGTAGAAGAGTACATGAAGGGACGAGGCTTAGAGTACCTGTATTTCAATGTTCACGATGATGATATTGATG ATCAATCACGGTGTAACGCATGGGTGCTAGATGGGGATTTGTACCACAAAGGTCTGCAGAAATTTGCTATATCGTTGGAAAACCTGGAGGACTCGCTGATTCTGTTTGTAGTGGATTTGTCCCGGCCATGGCTGGCCCTCGACTCACTGCAGAAATGGGGCAGTGTGGTGAGGGATTTTGTGGACAAGCTCAGAGTTCCTCCTGAAACCATGCGAGAACTGGAGCACAGAT TGACAAAGCAGTTCCAGGAATATGTGGAACCAGGAAGTGACTTGGACGCTGTGCCCCAGAGGAGGAATCCTGAGTCAGATGAAGAGAGTGTCCTGTTGCCGCTGGgagaaaacacactcacacacaacctAGGCCTGCCTATAGTGGTGGTCTGCACCAAG TGTGATGCAATCAGCACTTTGGAGAAGGAGCACGATTATAAGGACGAGCACTTAGACTTCATCCAGTCTCACATTCGACGCTTCTGCTTGCAGT atggagcagcacTACTCTACACATCCATGAAGGAGAACAAGAATCTAGACTTGTTATATAAATACCTCGTTCACAGGTTATATGGCTTTCCGTTCAACAGCCCAGCTCAGGTGGTGGAGAAAGACTCTGTGTTTAT TCCATCAGGGTGGGACAATGAAAAAAAGATTGCCATCCTGCATGAAAATTTCCAGATGGTAAAAGCAGAAGACAGCTTTGAAGATGTAATAGTGAAACCTCCAGTTAGAAAG tTTGTACATGAGAAGGAAGTTCAAGCTGAAGATGACCAAGTATTTCTAGTAAAGTTGCAG TCTCTGTTATCTAAACAGCCTCCAGTTACTGCAGGCAGACCAGTG GACCCAACAAACAGAGCTCCCACAGGCTCACCAAGGACGACCAATCGTTCAGCAGCAGCTAACGTGGCTAACGTCATGCCCATGCAATCAGGTACCAAGAAGATTGATCCCAACATGAAAG GAGGTCAGACCAGTGAGGGTGTCCTGGCTAACTTCTTCAACAGTCTCTTGACAAAGAAAGCAGGCTCTCCTGGTCCAGGTGGCCAACCTGCAGGAGGAGGGAGCAACACACCAGGAACAGTACGCAAGTCAG ATCTTTGA
- the dync1li1 gene encoding cytoplasmic dynein 1 light intermediate chain 1 isoform X12, with the protein MDRIYGEVGSGKTTLVAKLQGVEEYMKGRGLEYLYFNVHDDDIDDQSRCNAWVLDGDLYHKGLQKFAISLENLEDSLILFVVDLSRPWLALDSLQKWGSVVRDFVDKLRVPPETMRELEHRLTKQFQEYVEPGSDLDAVPQRRNPESDEESVLLPLGENTLTHNLGLPIVVVCTKCDAISTLEKEHDYKDEHLDFIQSHIRRFCLQYGAALLYTSMKENKNLDLLYKYLVHRLYGFPFNSPAQVVEKDSVFIPSGWDNEKKIAILHENFQMVKAEDSFEDVIVKPPVRKFVHEKEVQAEDDQVFLVKLQSLLSKQPPVTAGRPVDPTNRAPTGSPRTTNRSAAANVANVMPMQSGGQTSEGVLANFFNSLLTKKAGSPGPGGQPAGGGSNTPGTVRKSDL; encoded by the exons ATGGACAGAATTTATG GTGAAGTAGGGTCTGGTAAGACCACCCTGGTTGCGAAACTCCAAGGTGTAGAAGAGTACATGAAGGGACGAGGCTTAGAGTACCTGTATTTCAATGTTCACGATGATGATATTGATG ATCAATCACGGTGTAACGCATGGGTGCTAGATGGGGATTTGTACCACAAAGGTCTGCAGAAATTTGCTATATCGTTGGAAAACCTGGAGGACTCGCTGATTCTGTTTGTAGTGGATTTGTCCCGGCCATGGCTGGCCCTCGACTCACTGCAGAAATGGGGCAGTGTGGTGAGGGATTTTGTGGACAAGCTCAGAGTTCCTCCTGAAACCATGCGAGAACTGGAGCACAGAT TGACAAAGCAGTTCCAGGAATATGTGGAACCAGGAAGTGACTTGGACGCTGTGCCCCAGAGGAGGAATCCTGAGTCAGATGAAGAGAGTGTCCTGTTGCCGCTGGgagaaaacacactcacacacaacctAGGCCTGCCTATAGTGGTGGTCTGCACCAAG TGTGATGCAATCAGCACTTTGGAGAAGGAGCACGATTATAAGGACGAGCACTTAGACTTCATCCAGTCTCACATTCGACGCTTCTGCTTGCAGT atggagcagcacTACTCTACACATCCATGAAGGAGAACAAGAATCTAGACTTGTTATATAAATACCTCGTTCACAGGTTATATGGCTTTCCGTTCAACAGCCCAGCTCAGGTGGTGGAGAAAGACTCTGTGTTTAT TCCATCAGGGTGGGACAATGAAAAAAAGATTGCCATCCTGCATGAAAATTTCCAGATGGTAAAAGCAGAAGACAGCTTTGAAGATGTAATAGTGAAACCTCCAGTTAGAAAG tTTGTACATGAGAAGGAAGTTCAAGCTGAAGATGACCAAGTATTTCTAGTAAAGTTGCAG TCTCTGTTATCTAAACAGCCTCCAGTTACTGCAGGCAGACCAGTG GACCCAACAAACAGAGCTCCCACAGGCTCACCAAGGACGACCAATCGTTCAGCAGCAGCTAACGTGGCTAACGTCATGCCCATGCAATCAG GAGGTCAGACCAGTGAGGGTGTCCTGGCTAACTTCTTCAACAGTCTCTTGACAAAGAAAGCAGGCTCTCCTGGTCCAGGTGGCCAACCTGCAGGAGGAGGGAGCAACACACCAGGAACAGTACGCAAGTCAG ATCTTTGA
- the dync1li1 gene encoding cytoplasmic dynein 1 light intermediate chain 1 isoform X7 yields the protein MATTGRNTLLSVSTNVNNSTSESQNPEEEDGQNLWSSILSEVSTRSRSKLPSGKNVVVMGEVGSGKTTLVAKLQGVEEYMKGRGLEYLYFNVHDDDIDDQSRCNAWVLDGDLYHKGLQKFAISLENLEDSLILFVVDLSRPWLALDSLQKWGSVVRDFVDKLRVPPETMRELEHRLTKQFQEYVEPGSDLDAVPQRRNPESDEESVLLPLGENTLTHNLGLPIVVVCTKCDAISTLEKEHDYKDEHLDFIQSHIRRFCLQYGAALLYTSMKENKNLDLLYKYLVHRLYGFPFNSPAQVVEKDSVFIPSGWDNEKKIAILHENFQMVKAEDSFEDVIVKPPVRKFVHEKEVQAEDDQVFLVKLQSLLSKQPPVTAGRPVDPTNRAPTGSPRTTNRSAAANVANVMPMQSGGQTSEGVLANFFNSLLTKKAGSPGPGGQPAGGGSNTPGTVRKSDL from the exons ATGGCGACGACGGGCAGAAATACACTCCTATCGGTTAGCACAAATGTAAATAACAGCACTTCCGAAAGCCAAAACCCCGAGGAGGAGGATGGACAGAATTTATG GTCATCGATACTGAGTGAGGTGTCGACGCGCTCACGATCAAAATTGCCGTCAGGAAAAAATGTGGTGGTCATGG GTGAAGTAGGGTCTGGTAAGACCACCCTGGTTGCGAAACTCCAAGGTGTAGAAGAGTACATGAAGGGACGAGGCTTAGAGTACCTGTATTTCAATGTTCACGATGATGATATTGATG ATCAATCACGGTGTAACGCATGGGTGCTAGATGGGGATTTGTACCACAAAGGTCTGCAGAAATTTGCTATATCGTTGGAAAACCTGGAGGACTCGCTGATTCTGTTTGTAGTGGATTTGTCCCGGCCATGGCTGGCCCTCGACTCACTGCAGAAATGGGGCAGTGTGGTGAGGGATTTTGTGGACAAGCTCAGAGTTCCTCCTGAAACCATGCGAGAACTGGAGCACAGAT TGACAAAGCAGTTCCAGGAATATGTGGAACCAGGAAGTGACTTGGACGCTGTGCCCCAGAGGAGGAATCCTGAGTCAGATGAAGAGAGTGTCCTGTTGCCGCTGGgagaaaacacactcacacacaacctAGGCCTGCCTATAGTGGTGGTCTGCACCAAG TGTGATGCAATCAGCACTTTGGAGAAGGAGCACGATTATAAGGACGAGCACTTAGACTTCATCCAGTCTCACATTCGACGCTTCTGCTTGCAGT atggagcagcacTACTCTACACATCCATGAAGGAGAACAAGAATCTAGACTTGTTATATAAATACCTCGTTCACAGGTTATATGGCTTTCCGTTCAACAGCCCAGCTCAGGTGGTGGAGAAAGACTCTGTGTTTAT TCCATCAGGGTGGGACAATGAAAAAAAGATTGCCATCCTGCATGAAAATTTCCAGATGGTAAAAGCAGAAGACAGCTTTGAAGATGTAATAGTGAAACCTCCAGTTAGAAAG tTTGTACATGAGAAGGAAGTTCAAGCTGAAGATGACCAAGTATTTCTAGTAAAGTTGCAG TCTCTGTTATCTAAACAGCCTCCAGTTACTGCAGGCAGACCAGTG GACCCAACAAACAGAGCTCCCACAGGCTCACCAAGGACGACCAATCGTTCAGCAGCAGCTAACGTGGCTAACGTCATGCCCATGCAATCAG GAGGTCAGACCAGTGAGGGTGTCCTGGCTAACTTCTTCAACAGTCTCTTGACAAAGAAAGCAGGCTCTCCTGGTCCAGGTGGCCAACCTGCAGGAGGAGGGAGCAACACACCAGGAACAGTACGCAAGTCAG ATCTTTGA